The Oxyura jamaicensis isolate SHBP4307 breed ruddy duck chromosome 5, BPBGC_Ojam_1.0, whole genome shotgun sequence region GGCGGGCTGGAAGCCCTCGGTGTACTACGTCATGCTGATTTTGTGTGTAGCATCACTCATCATCTCCTGCTGTGCCTCTGCAATGTACACACCAATTGAAGGGTGGAGTTACTTTGACTCGCTTTACTTCTGCTTCGTGGCCTTCAGCACCATCGGTTTTGGTGATCTGGTCAGCAGCCAAAACACCCAGTATGAGAGCCAGGGCCTTTACCGCTTTGGCAATTTTGTCTTCATACTCATGGGGGTTTGCTGCATCTACTCCTTATTTAACGTGATCTCCATTGTCATCAAACAATCCATAAACTGGATACTAAAGAAGCTGGACTGCAGGTGCTGCCATAGATgccaaagaaaattatttcgGTCACGGAGGAACGTGGTAATGCCAGGGAACATGCGCAGCCGGAGAAACATCTCCATCGAGACTGACATTGTCAACGAGAGCGACACAGATGGGCGCCGGCTGTCAGGAGAGATGATCTCCATGAAAGACTTCCTGGCCTCCAATAAAGTTTCACTGGCCATCATGCAGAAACAGCTGTCGGAAACTGCCAATGGCTACCCAAGGCAAATGAGCACTAATTCAAAGCAAAATGGATTCTCTGGTGGGGTTGGAGCCCTAGGAATTATGAATAACAGACTGGCAGAAACAAGTGTGGACAGGtaaaacagtaacagaaatacCAGTGACACAGTGTGAAGCATTTCAGCACACATAGAAACAACATGCATCGAATGGAAGTAGCGAGGGAGAGCGTCGCCAGAGGGTGGGCTGCACATGAAGAGCATGCCTTCTGTTGGAAGACCTCTCACACATATTTTGGGCTGCCAATTAATATCTTGGCTCTTTGAATTGCACCAGTCTCaaccttccttcttccccttcttccccttcttccccttcttcccgTTCCTCAAACAGACTACTGCAggagaaattctgttttgcCTTCAGATCAGTTTTCCATGTCCTGTGCTTCTCTGTTTAtgtgaaatacagatttcaggataaaaaaatctgtggtaTTGGAAGAAATCAAGAGTGTCTTCTGAACACATACTTAATTCAATTATTGTTTTGAGCTTTCTATCTTACACTTTTCGTAACTGTTTTCTGAAGGTAGCTTATCTGAGACCAAAAGAGGAATCATTATAAGCCTTTCTCTGTCCTTCTGCAGATTTAATTtaatggaacagaaaaacaaactattttcttttaaatatcacTCCTTAACGTGTATTCCTGTTGTGAAACATCTAGGCTTGAAAAGCCCGGTTCTGCTGCACTAAAAAGGTATAGATCTGGAGCGATTCTCTGACAGTCAGTAGAAGAACTCTGGAGCTATTGTGATGTGAATGAGAGGAGAATTTGACCTTTAGAATTTAATTTAGTCTTCCCTTTAAAAGGATACTGTCAAAAGagatagaataaaaaaataccttacttttgttttcttctatttgcaaaacatgatttttttttctaggctaCTTTTCCTTCTAGAATTGAATCactgtggttttctgtttcaaaaatatcaaattgAAAAAATCGCCATCCTGACAAGTTGTATGAATTATTCCACAATAAGGACCGtagacttttaaaatttctgtccATATTATGTTCAACTGTGACTGAAACAGTTCAACATCAACATTATGTAACGGAACTAGTAACTGGGTTTACAGAGCAGGCTTGATTATGGAATTAGATTGCCATGCCAACATTATTATAAGTGACTGTGAGCACAAAATCACTTTGGCAATGTCCTTTTTACCTCTCATGT contains the following coding sequences:
- the KCNK13 gene encoding potassium channel subfamily K member 13, which encodes MACGGGGGCCCSSAGRLNADNARFLLLAVLIVLYMLCGAAVFSAIELPTERQAKERWEERLENFTQRHNLSRAELRHFLREYEEAAVAGIRVDDIRPRWDFTGAFYFVGTVVSTIGFGMTTPATVGGKIFLIFYGLIGCAGTILFFNLFLERLITVIAYVMKSCHERQLRRKGVLPHDGRRGSGTSEADSLAGWKPSVYYVMLILCVASLIISCCASAMYTPIEGWSYFDSLYFCFVAFSTIGFGDLVSSQNTQYESQGLYRFGNFVFILMGVCCIYSLFNVISIVIKQSINWILKKLDCRCCHRCQRKLFRSRRNVVMPGNMRSRRNISIETDIVNESDTDGRRLSGEMISMKDFLASNKVSLAIMQKQLSETANGYPRQMSTNSKQNGFSGGVGALGIMNNRLAETSVDR